The following are from one region of the Halarcobacter sp. genome:
- the pheT gene encoding phenylalanine--tRNA ligase subunit beta, with protein sequence MIITRNWLQEYVDISKISTDDICKTLNSIGLEVDSLELQRVPSKVVVGKVLEKEKHPDADKLNICQVDIGGETVQIVCGAKNVDAGQFVPVAVVGCKLGDDFKIKKAKLRGVESNGMICSSTEIGLAKLNDGILELDSSVGELVIGRELKDYPLFNDDVIEIELTANRGDCLSIHGVARELSAYYNIPLTEQEYSLELNNLGIGQTLEVESTNEIDSKYIYKVAALEDFKLPLVYKLRVGIIDKFEECDLRDTVNYVTHATGVILNAYAKSDLKAKDDNISVLSIKKDSQGFDIVEGEKQLSTISINQEKTSDDKNSEYIIEATYIDPEFLSKKVFETKKKTGDIYYRSSRGSEPCLEFGIDIFCSLISKAGGKLYNGTEAYNDYNEKHTLDVNVNKINSIIGQDIEKATIEKILSSLGFIVKDVANGVLSLQIPAFRHDIKNIADVTEEIVRIIGIDNIKAKPLAIDEASRTNATSVNLIKRNKLRFKAIENGFYETVTYVFADKEKLQKYSIDTVKESLDILNPIVKELDTFRTTISLNLIEACSNNMKLGFKSAAFFEIGKVFDINRVEKSVISFVFSGQKELESFFNAGKPQNIEFFEFAKKVLNTVGKFDLEPMKKLPNDLVHPYQNGSIIIDGQEVGFISKLHPSVADDYDLSDTFIAEIEFDKICNDLTKVETYSKFQASKKDLSIIVPKTMEYSEIKKTINSIGDKNIKQFNLIDIYSDEKLEDKESLTIRFVLQNDDKTLEEEDITSSMNNILEALNEKLGIGLRD encoded by the coding sequence ATGATTATTACAAGAAATTGGTTACAAGAATACGTTGATATTTCCAAAATATCTACAGATGATATCTGTAAAACATTAAACTCTATAGGATTAGAGGTTGATAGTTTAGAACTTCAAAGAGTACCTTCTAAAGTTGTAGTTGGAAAAGTTTTAGAAAAAGAGAAACACCCTGATGCAGATAAATTAAATATTTGTCAAGTTGATATTGGTGGAGAAACTGTTCAAATTGTTTGTGGTGCTAAAAATGTTGATGCTGGGCAATTTGTACCTGTTGCAGTTGTTGGGTGTAAATTAGGTGATGATTTTAAAATAAAAAAAGCAAAACTAAGAGGTGTAGAATCAAATGGTATGATTTGTTCATCTACAGAGATTGGTTTAGCTAAACTAAATGATGGAATTTTAGAATTAGACTCTTCAGTTGGAGAGCTTGTAATTGGTAGAGAATTAAAAGATTATCCACTTTTTAATGATGATGTTATAGAAATAGAATTAACTGCAAACAGAGGTGACTGTTTAAGTATCCATGGCGTTGCAAGAGAGTTATCTGCATACTATAATATTCCATTAACTGAGCAAGAATACAGCTTAGAATTAAACAATTTAGGAATTGGACAAACACTTGAAGTTGAAAGTACAAATGAGATTGATAGCAAATATATCTATAAAGTTGCAGCATTAGAAGATTTCAAACTACCTTTAGTATATAAATTAAGAGTTGGAATAATAGATAAATTTGAAGAGTGTGATTTAAGAGATACTGTAAACTATGTTACTCATGCTACAGGTGTTATTTTAAATGCTTATGCAAAATCTGACTTAAAAGCTAAAGATGACAATATCTCGGTATTAAGTATTAAGAAAGATTCTCAAGGGTTTGATATCGTTGAGGGTGAAAAACAATTAAGTACAATTTCTATAAATCAAGAAAAAACTAGTGATGACAAAAATAGTGAATATATTATTGAAGCAACATATATAGACCCTGAATTTTTATCAAAAAAAGTTTTTGAAACTAAAAAGAAAACTGGAGATATATATTACAGATCTTCAAGGGGAAGTGAGCCATGTTTAGAGTTTGGTATTGATATTTTCTGTTCACTTATCTCAAAAGCCGGTGGAAAACTTTATAATGGTACAGAAGCTTATAATGATTATAATGAAAAACACACTTTAGATGTAAATGTAAATAAAATCAATTCTATTATTGGTCAAGATATAGAAAAAGCAACAATTGAAAAGATTTTAAGTTCATTAGGATTTATTGTTAAAGATGTAGCAAATGGTGTATTATCATTACAAATTCCTGCATTTAGACATGATATTAAAAATATTGCAGATGTTACAGAAGAGATTGTAAGAATCATTGGTATTGATAATATCAAAGCAAAACCTTTAGCTATAGATGAAGCAAGTAGAACAAATGCAACATCAGTAAATCTAATCAAAAGAAACAAACTAAGATTTAAAGCAATTGAGAATGGTTTTTATGAAACTGTAACTTATGTATTTGCAGATAAAGAAAAACTTCAAAAATACTCAATTGATACAGTAAAAGAATCATTAGATATTTTAAATCCTATCGTAAAAGAGTTAGATACATTTAGAACTACTATAAGTTTAAATCTTATAGAAGCTTGTTCAAATAATATGAAACTTGGATTTAAATCAGCTGCATTTTTTGAAATTGGAAAAGTTTTTGATATAAACAGAGTTGAAAAAAGTGTAATATCATTTGTATTTAGTGGACAAAAAGAGCTTGAATCTTTCTTTAATGCAGGTAAACCTCAAAATATAGAATTTTTTGAATTTGCAAAAAAAGTTTTAAATACAGTTGGAAAATTTGATTTAGAACCAATGAAGAAACTACCTAATGATTTAGTTCATCCATACCAAAATGGTTCAATTATAATTGATGGTCAAGAAGTAGGATTTATTTCAAAACTACATCCAAGTGTTGCAGATGATTATGATTTAAGTGATACTTTTATAGCAGAGATTGAATTTGATAAAATTTGTAACGATTTAACAAAAGTTGAAACATATTCAAAATTCCAAGCTTCAAAAAAAGATTTAAGTATTATTGTTCCAAAAACTATGGAATATAGTGAAATCAAAAAAACTATAAATTCAATTGGAGATAAAAACATAAAACAATTTAATCTAATTGATATATACAGTGATGAAAAACTTGAAGATAAAGAGAGTTTAACAATTAGATT
- the pheS gene encoding phenylalanine--tRNA ligase subunit alpha encodes MTEWLEKIDNADSLQVLENLRVETLGKKGVITAQFAKMKDIPGPEKKDFAANLNKQKAQITEALENKKIVLEKEALEAKLKDDKIDVTRFNNEITSGAVHPVIDTMDRIVTYFQNLNFSVEEGPLVEDDFHNFEALNLPKYHPARDMQDTFYNKDFSLLRTHTSPVQIRTMLSQPTPIRMIAPGTVFRRDYDITHTPMFHQIEALVVDDADKISFANLKHVLVEFLHHMFGEVDVRFRPSFFPFTEPSAEVDISCVFCGGDGCRVCSHTGWLEILGCGVVDQNVFDAVGYENKSGYAFGLGIERVAMLTHNIGDLRSLFESDLRLLGQFK; translated from the coding sequence GTGACTGAATGGCTAGAAAAAATAGATAACGCTGATTCACTCCAAGTTTTAGAGAACTTAAGAGTGGAAACATTAGGAAAAAAAGGTGTAATTACTGCACAATTTGCAAAAATGAAGGATATACCAGGTCCTGAGAAAAAAGATTTTGCAGCAAATTTAAATAAACAAAAAGCACAAATAACAGAAGCTTTAGAAAATAAAAAAATTGTTTTAGAAAAAGAAGCATTAGAAGCAAAATTAAAAGATGATAAAATAGATGTAACAAGATTTAATAATGAAATCACATCAGGTGCGGTGCATCCTGTAATTGATACAATGGATAGAATAGTAACATATTTTCAAAATCTAAACTTCTCTGTTGAAGAGGGACCATTAGTAGAAGATGATTTCCATAACTTTGAAGCATTAAATCTTCCAAAGTACCATCCGGCAAGGGATATGCAGGATACTTTTTATAATAAAGATTTTTCACTTTTAAGAACACATACATCACCTGTTCAAATTAGAACTATGTTATCTCAGCCAACTCCAATTAGAATGATTGCTCCAGGTACAGTTTTTAGAAGAGATTATGATATTACACACACTCCAATGTTTCACCAAATTGAAGCATTAGTAGTTGATGATGCAGATAAAATCTCATTTGCCAACTTAAAACATGTATTAGTTGAATTTTTACATCATATGTTTGGAGAAGTTGATGTTAGATTTAGACCATCATTTTTCCCTTTTACAGAACCTTCAGCAGAAGTTGATATCTCATGTGTATTTTGTGGTGGAGACGGATGTAGAGTTTGTTCACATACAGGATGGCTAGAAATACTTGGTTGTGGAGTTGTAGATCAAAATGTATTTGATGCAGTTGGATACGAAAATAAATCAGGATATGCATTTGGTTTAGGAATAGAAAGAGTTGCAATGTTAACGCACAATATTGGAGACTTAAGATCTTTATTTGAAAGTGATTTAAGATTATTAGGACAGTTTAAATGA
- a CDS encoding histidine triad nucleotide-binding protein has protein sequence MCIFCKIVKGEIPNQTVLEDENFLAFNDINPARKVHVLVIPKEHYDSFDVIPPKVMSNMTEFIHKVVSKLGIKESGYRMITNIGSDGGQEVPHLHFHILGGEPVGKLVR, from the coding sequence ATGTGTATTTTTTGTAAAATCGTAAAAGGTGAGATCCCTAATCAAACTGTACTTGAAGATGAAAATTTTTTAGCATTTAATGATATTAATCCAGCTAGAAAAGTTCACGTATTAGTTATTCCAAAAGAGCATTATGATTCTTTTGATGTAATTCCTCCAAAAGTGATGAGTAATATGACAGAGTTTATTCATAAAGTTGTTTCAAAACTTGGAATAAAAGAGTCTGGATATAGAATGATTACAAATATTGGTAGTGATGGAGGGCAAGAAGTACCCCATTTACATTTTCATATATTAGGTGGAGAGCCAGTTGGCAAACTAGTTAGATAA
- the accA gene encoding acetyl-CoA carboxylase carboxyl transferase subunit alpha, producing MATYLDFEDKIKKLEEDITIARTKSDDHAAEILEKKLEKEVEKTFKNLNDYQKLQLARHPDRPYALDYVRGLMTNYYEIHGDRHFNDDNAIVCYLGYIGKEKVMVIGEQKGRGTKNKLKRNFGMPNPEGYRKALRAAKMAEKFNIPILMLVDTPGAYPGLGAEERNQSEAIAKNLYEFSDLTTPTISVVIGEGGSGGALAISVADKLAMMRYSVYAVISPEGCSAILWNDPAKVETAANALKITAEALKDLELIDDVINEPLIGGHRKKEEAIKALGDYFLTTLEELKQLTPAQRLQMKYEKLMNLGKFQEDTK from the coding sequence TTGGCAACATATTTAGACTTTGAAGATAAAATCAAAAAACTAGAAGAAGATATTACAATTGCAAGGACAAAATCAGATGACCATGCAGCTGAAATATTAGAAAAAAAACTGGAAAAAGAAGTTGAAAAAACATTTAAAAATTTAAACGATTATCAAAAGCTTCAACTTGCGCGTCATCCAGATAGACCTTATGCCTTAGACTATGTTAGAGGTTTAATGACAAACTATTATGAGATTCATGGGGATAGACACTTCAATGATGATAATGCAATAGTTTGTTACTTAGGTTATATTGGTAAAGAAAAAGTAATGGTTATTGGAGAACAAAAAGGTAGAGGTACTAAAAATAAACTAAAAAGAAATTTTGGTATGCCTAATCCTGAAGGTTATAGAAAAGCTTTAAGAGCTGCAAAAATGGCTGAAAAGTTTAATATTCCAATCTTAATGTTAGTTGACACTCCGGGTGCATATCCAGGACTTGGAGCAGAAGAGAGAAATCAATCTGAAGCTATTGCAAAAAACCTTTATGAGTTTTCTGATTTAACTACTCCAACTATCTCTGTTGTAATTGGAGAAGGTGGTTCAGGTGGAGCTCTTGCTATTTCTGTAGCGGATAAATTAGCAATGATGAGATACTCTGTTTATGCAGTTATTTCTCCAGAAGGTTGTAGTGCAATTTTATGGAATGATCCAGCAAAAGTTGAAACTGCTGCTAATGCTTTAAAAATTACAGCTGAAGCTTTAAAAGATTTAGAACTAATTGACGATGTAATAAATGAGCCACTAATTGGTGGACATAGAAAAAAAGAGGAAGCTATTAAAGCTTTAGGTGATTATTTCTTGACTACTCTAGAAGAATTAAAACAATTAACACCTGCTCAAAGACTTCAAATGAAATATGAAAAACTAATGAATTTAGGAAAATTTCAAGAAGATACAAAATAA
- a CDS encoding beta-ketoacyl-ACP synthase II, translating into MKRVVITGLGTINSVGHCVEDSFKAVVAGECGVDKISLFDASNYSVQIAAEVKDFDPTTVMDKKEVKKADRFIQLGIKAALEAMIDSGYVTGENKKVEDSIADRFGIISASGIGGLSTIEKNSVVCENRGPKRISPFFIPSSLVNMLGGFISIEHGLKGPSLSHVTACAASTHALADAVKTIMTNGADRILVVGAESAICGAGVGGFAAMKALSTRNDDPKTASRPFDKDRDGFVMGEGAGALVVEDLDSALARGAKIYCEIIGIGESADANHITAPVMDGPLRAMKAALNMAKSVIGEDIKVDYVNTHGTSTPVGDVNESKAIVELFNGIENCPPVTSTKGQIGHCLGAAGAIEAIFAIKALTEGIIPPTINIQNQDEECTLDYVPDTAREATLDIVMSNNFGFGGTNGSIIFKKYNK; encoded by the coding sequence ATGAAAAGAGTTGTAATAACTGGTCTTGGTACGATTAATTCTGTAGGACATTGTGTAGAAGATTCTTTTAAAGCTGTAGTTGCAGGGGAATGTGGTGTTGATAAAATTTCACTTTTTGATGCAAGCAATTATTCTGTACAAATAGCAGCTGAAGTTAAAGATTTCGATCCTACTACAGTTATGGATAAAAAAGAGGTAAAAAAAGCTGATAGATTTATTCAATTAGGAATTAAAGCAGCATTAGAAGCAATGATTGACTCTGGATATGTTACAGGTGAAAATAAAAAAGTTGAAGACTCTATTGCGGATAGATTTGGTATTATTTCAGCTTCAGGTATTGGTGGATTATCAACTATTGAAAAAAACTCTGTAGTTTGTGAAAATAGAGGACCAAAAAGAATTTCACCATTCTTTATTCCATCTTCATTAGTAAATATGCTTGGTGGATTTATTTCAATTGAACATGGTTTAAAAGGTCCATCATTATCCCATGTAACTGCATGTGCAGCATCAACTCATGCTTTAGCTGACGCTGTAAAAACTATTATGACTAATGGTGCAGATAGAATTTTAGTAGTTGGGGCAGAAAGTGCTATTTGTGGTGCTGGAGTTGGTGGTTTTGCAGCAATGAAAGCCTTATCAACAAGAAATGATGATCCTAAAACTGCATCTAGACCATTTGACAAAGATAGAGATGGATTTGTTATGGGTGAAGGTGCTGGAGCATTAGTGGTTGAAGACTTAGACTCAGCATTAGCAAGAGGTGCAAAAATCTATTGTGAGATTATTGGTATTGGTGAAAGTGCAGATGCAAACCATATTACAGCACCAGTTATGGATGGACCATTAAGAGCAATGAAAGCTGCTTTAAACATGGCTAAAAGTGTAATTGGTGAAGATATTAAAGTTGATTATGTAAATACACATGGAACATCTACACCAGTTGGTGATGTTAATGAATCAAAAGCAATAGTGGAACTATTTAACGGAATTGAAAATTGTCCTCCAGTTACTTCAACAAAAGGACAAATTGGACACTGCTTAGGTGCAGCTGGTGCAATTGAAGCAATTTTTGCTATAAAAGCATTAACTGAAGGAATAATTCCTCCAACAATAAACATTCAAAACCAAGATGAAGAGTGTACTTTAGACTATGTACCTGATACAGCAAGAGAAGCTACATTAGACATTGTTATGAGTAATAACTTTGGTTTTGGTGGAACAAATGGCTCAATAATTTTTAAAAAATATAATAAGTAG
- the acpP gene encoding acyl carrier protein translates to MALLDDVKEVVVEQLDCDPAEVKEESKFIEDLGADSLDVVELVMALEEKFDIEIPDEDAEGILTVADAIKYIEDNA, encoded by the coding sequence ATGGCATTATTAGATGATGTAAAAGAAGTAGTAGTTGAGCAACTTGATTGTGATCCAGCTGAAGTTAAAGAGGAATCAAAATTCATCGAGGACTTAGGTGCTGACTCTTTAGACGTTGTTGAATTAGTTATGGCTTTAGAAGAAAAGTTCGATATTGAGATCCCTGATGAAGATGCAGAAGGTATTTTAACTGTAGCTGATGCTATTAAATACATCGAAGATAACGCGTAA
- the fabG gene encoding 3-oxoacyl-ACP reductase FabG — translation MKFTGSNVLVTGASRGIGAEIAKTLADFGLKVWINYRSGAEAAEAIKAEIEAKGGKAAIVKADVTKEDEFNNAIKTIIDADGEISYLVNNAGITRDKLALRMSVEDFNDVISANLTSAFIGCKAALKNMGKKRFGSIVNISSIVGEMGNPGQTNYSASKGGLNAMTKSFAKEAAARGIRYNAVTPGFIQTDMTDELKDEVKAEYEKNIPLSRFGQPKEIADAVAFLLSDHSSYITGEILKVNGGLYV, via the coding sequence ATGAAATTTACTGGATCTAATGTATTAGTAACAGGTGCAAGTAGAGGAATTGGTGCAGAGATTGCAAAAACTCTTGCTGATTTTGGACTAAAAGTTTGGATTAATTATAGAAGTGGCGCAGAGGCTGCTGAAGCTATTAAAGCTGAAATTGAAGCTAAAGGTGGAAAAGCTGCGATTGTTAAAGCCGATGTAACAAAAGAAGATGAATTTAACAATGCTATTAAAACAATTATAGATGCAGATGGTGAAATTTCATATCTAGTTAATAATGCAGGAATTACAAGGGATAAATTAGCTTTAAGAATGTCTGTAGAGGATTTTAATGATGTTATTTCTGCAAACTTAACATCAGCATTTATAGGTTGTAAAGCAGCTCTAAAAAATATGGGTAAAAAAAGATTTGGTTCAATTGTAAATATCTCTTCAATTGTTGGTGAAATGGGAAATCCTGGTCAAACAAATTATTCTGCTTCTAAGGGTGGATTAAATGCAATGACTAAATCTTTTGCTAAAGAAGCAGCTGCAAGAGGTATAAGATACAATGCGGTTACACCAGGTTTTATTCAAACAGATATGACTGATGAATTAAAAGATGAAGTTAAAGCAGAATATGAGAAAAATATTCCATTAAGTAGATTTGGTCAACCTAAAGAAATAGCCGATGCTGTAGCGTTTTTACTGAGTGATCATTCATCATATATAACTGGTGAAATATTAAAAGTAAATGGTGGATTATATGTTTAA
- a CDS encoding 7-carboxy-7-deazaguanine synthase QueE encodes MLEINEIFGPTIQGEGKLVGTPSIFIRFGKCNMKCVGFNVEYETPSGIKKCSCDSYYAVDTAFKDQWHKMSTEDIIKKVEELKPNYNVDIVITGGEPLLYWNNEEFQSLLKYYIENNYKITIETNASLDIEFTKEYQKEILFSMSVKLSNSLEPIKKRINNNTLTKILENTKDSYLKFVIDKKFIKEATKEIDNIVNEIPKAEVYLMPMGDTAAQINENSEAVIDMAIEKGYKYCDRLHIRVWDNKRGV; translated from the coding sequence ATGCTTGAGATAAATGAGATTTTTGGCCCTACTATTCAAGGTGAAGGAAAACTAGTAGGGACACCTTCAATATTTATACGTTTTGGTAAATGTAATATGAAATGTGTTGGTTTCAATGTTGAATATGAAACTCCTAGTGGTATAAAAAAATGTTCTTGTGATTCATATTATGCAGTTGATACAGCTTTTAAAGATCAATGGCATAAAATGTCTACAGAAGATATTATAAAAAAAGTAGAAGAGTTAAAACCTAACTACAACGTTGATATTGTTATTACAGGTGGTGAGCCACTTCTATATTGGAACAATGAAGAGTTTCAGTCACTTTTAAAATACTATATAGAAAATAATTATAAAATCACAATTGAAACCAATGCATCTTTGGATATTGAGTTTACAAAAGAATACCAAAAAGAGATTCTTTTTTCTATGAGTGTTAAACTATCTAACTCTTTAGAACCTATAAAAAAGAGAATAAATAACAATACTTTAACAAAAATATTAGAGAATACAAAAGATTCTTATCTAAAATTTGTTATTGATAAAAAATTTATAAAAGAAGCTACAAAAGAGATTGATAATATTGTAAATGAAATTCCTAAAGCAGAAGTTTATCTTATGCCTATGGGAGATACAGCTGCACAAATAAATGAAAATAGTGAAGCTGTGATAGATATGGCTATAGAAAAAGGTTACAAATATTGTGATAGGCTTCATATAAGGGTTTGGGACAATAAAAGAGGTGTTTAG
- a CDS encoding 6-carboxytetrahydropterin synthase: protein MTWKISKSFDFCYGHRVWSQELNPDYSLDPCLKCRHLHGHQGKIKIFLEASELKNGMVTDFKHLNWFKQFLDDVLDHKFIIDINDPLFETLLPHYEKNELLEFEEGYKLVDLTKIKNEPAHIKEMYEGYVLVDFVPTSENLSAWFLQIASKKMKKIGIKVASVEFAETPKSKSHVYA from the coding sequence TTGACTTGGAAAATATCTAAATCATTTGACTTTTGTTATGGTCATAGAGTTTGGTCTCAGGAGTTAAATCCAGATTACTCTCTTGATCCTTGTTTAAAGTGTAGACATCTACATGGACATCAAGGTAAAATAAAAATATTTCTTGAAGCTAGTGAGTTAAAAAATGGAATGGTGACAGATTTTAAACACCTAAATTGGTTTAAACAATTTTTAGATGATGTTTTAGACCATAAGTTTATTATAGATATAAATGATCCACTTTTTGAAACTCTACTTCCACACTATGAGAAAAATGAATTACTAGAATTTGAAGAGGGTTATAAATTAGTTGACTTAACAAAAATCAAAAATGAACCAGCTCATATAAAAGAGATGTATGAGGGTTATGTTTTAGTTGATTTTGTACCAACTAGTGAAAACCTTTCAGCATGGTTTTTACAAATAGCTTCAAAAAAGATGAAAAAGATTGGTATAAAAGTTGCCAGTGTAGAGTTTGCAGAAACACCAAAAAGTAAAAGCCACGTGTATGCTTGA
- the queC gene encoding 7-cyano-7-deazaguanine synthase QueC has product MNNKKAVCILSGGMDSTLASYIAKNEGYDIIAVHFNYGQRTERRELQAFRNICEDLEIKEKYEIDIPFFSQIGASALTDKNIDVPTEGVKPGVPITYVPFRNGIFLSIASAIAEKEEAQALFIGVVEEDSSGYPDCTDSFISKMTGAINEGTKESTKLEIKTPLVKLMKSDIVKEAIKLNVPLEHTWSCYKEEEEACGVCDSCRLRLNGFKEANATDPIPYKA; this is encoded by the coding sequence ATGAACAATAAAAAAGCAGTTTGTATATTAAGTGGAGGAATGGACTCAACTTTAGCATCATACATAGCAAAAAATGAGGGCTATGATATTATTGCAGTTCATTTCAACTACGGACAAAGAACAGAAAGAAGAGAGCTTCAAGCGTTTAGAAATATCTGTGAAGATTTAGAGATAAAAGAAAAATATGAAATTGATATTCCATTTTTTTCTCAAATTGGAGCTAGTGCCTTAACTGATAAAAATATTGATGTTCCAACAGAAGGTGTAAAACCTGGTGTTCCTATAACATATGTACCTTTTAGAAATGGTATTTTCTTATCAATTGCCAGCGCAATTGCAGAAAAAGAGGAAGCCCAAGCTCTTTTTATAGGTGTTGTTGAAGAGGATAGTTCTGGGTATCCAGATTGTACTGACTCATTTATATCAAAAATGACTGGGGCCATAAATGAAGGAACAAAAGAATCAACAAAACTAGAGATAAAAACCCCACTAGTTAAACTTATGAAAAGTGATATTGTAAAAGAAGCTATTAAATTAAATGTTCCTTTAGAACACACTTGGTCATGTTATAAAGAGGAAGAAGAAGCTTGTGGAGTTTGTGATTCTTGTAGACTAAGACTTAATGGTTTTAAAGAAGCAAATGCAACTGACCCAATACCATATAAGGCATAA
- a CDS encoding molybdopterin molybdotransferase MoeA yields MAINMDEVINIINDLEIKTNFEILPIENSIGRILAQTIKAKVCLPKFNNSAMDGYAVLHEDAGKILNIKDTIFAGDENNLLLEKGSTVKIMTGAPIPENCTAVIPKEDCEIINDTQVKIPDNIKKNLHIRFIGEDINKEDILINKHDEIDFSKITLLSSQGISHIKVFKKPKIIVFASGEELKLHYEKAEDYQIFNSNTPTFISRCLELGCQVDFIGQAHDSIDSIKELIQNSTDADLIITSGGVSVGDADFTKDAFKELDCKNIFEGIKIKPGKPTVFGKIKDTYILNLPGNPLAGALIFELFGKLIIQKLLGSNRTYHNFIFAKIGEELRNKKGRITIIPGFFDGEYFISEQKRSPGMVSTLSKCNSIIVLDENVSLLKKDSPVKVLPISWKFFEKYNKDFLTNEQ; encoded by the coding sequence ATGGCCATAAATATGGACGAAGTAATAAATATTATAAATGATTTAGAAATTAAAACAAATTTTGAAATACTACCTATTGAAAACTCTATTGGAAGAATATTAGCCCAAACTATTAAAGCTAAAGTTTGTTTACCAAAATTTAATAACTCTGCCATGGATGGTTATGCTGTATTACATGAAGATGCAGGGAAAATATTAAATATAAAAGATACAATTTTTGCAGGAGATGAGAATAATCTACTTTTAGAAAAAGGTTCAACAGTTAAAATAATGACAGGAGCCCCAATACCTGAAAATTGTACAGCTGTTATTCCTAAAGAAGATTGTGAAATCATTAATGATACTCAAGTTAAAATCCCAGATAATATTAAAAAAAATTTGCATATTAGATTTATTGGTGAAGATATAAATAAAGAAGATATACTTATAAATAAACATGATGAAATAGACTTTTCGAAAATAACACTTTTATCTAGCCAAGGTATAAGTCATATAAAAGTATTTAAAAAACCTAAAATTATAGTTTTTGCTAGTGGTGAAGAGTTAAAACTTCATTATGAAAAAGCTGAAGATTATCAAATTTTTAACTCAAATACCCCTACTTTCATAAGTAGATGTTTAGAATTAGGATGCCAAGTTGATTTTATAGGTCAAGCTCACGATTCAATCGATTCAATAAAAGAGTTAATACAAAACTCAACTGATGCAGATTTAATTATCACTTCAGGGGGAGTATCTGTTGGTGATGCAGATTTTACAAAAGATGCTTTTAAAGAATTAGATTGTAAAAATATTTTTGAAGGTATAAAAATCAAACCAGGAAAACCAACAGTTTTTGGGAAAATCAAAGATACTTATATTTTAAACCTACCAGGTAATCCCCTTGCAGGTGCACTTATCTTTGAACTTTTTGGTAAATTGATTATTCAAAAACTTTTAGGTTCAAATAGAACTTATCATAATTTTATTTTTGCAAAGATAGGTGAAGAGTTAAGAAATAAAAAAGGAAGAATCACTATAATTCCAGGCTTTTTTGATGGTGAATATTTTATAAGTGAACAAAAAAGAAGTCCAGGTATGGTTTCAACCCTTTCAAAATGTAATTCAATTATTGTATTAGATGAAAATGTTTCTTTATTAAAAAAAGATTCACCAGTAAAAGTTCTTCCTATATCTTGGAAGTTTTTTGAAAAATATAATAAGGATTTTTTAACAAATGAACAATAA